A window from Mixophyes fleayi isolate aMixFle1 chromosome 12, aMixFle1.hap1, whole genome shotgun sequence encodes these proteins:
- the LRRC14B gene encoding leucine-rich repeat-containing protein 14B, whose translation MKTLRFISTEAFIASQEYAKKTIKNVAHNLYPLLLKACYLHEKDDLIVILVENWPQTDFNFGKLLGKTLDSPEDISHWACQRSLTACLKGLKNYVLNCSTTYSKRLKVVDLTAIQDIEFQPCKCKKTLGRWARTEMISQLCFDLLIEMQRLDFQPSIFDVHIDVLCNLFVTEKNYELVVQALLMRCHCPLKIRCVDFRADSLALRKLFYVLRLAEPASIHKLEIVHNVRLELYHLEVLLNNVTFPLLRSLTLPARTFNVTYYTAEDENVLSVIGEKLSNMEHLTELGLAFSTLTGRLRKLLSQLKTPLKVLELANCSLVHADMAYLANSLHAEHLEQLDLSGHKVAELFPSTFFKLLNKASRTLNTLVLEECDIGDTDTHVMEMGLMQCVKLENFKFLGNPLTSIALRRIFRVLVNLPRLKYIEFPVPKDCYPPDVSYPLDEATLTKFDQQKYDTVKESLCRILRRAAREDILAVTPLFGGYDSAIEETSGELGACLLTSFKDALQSFTSALQKI comes from the exons atGAAGACACTGAGATTTATCAGCACTGAGGCCTTTATAGCCAGCCAGGAATATGCTAAGAAAACCATCAAGAATGTTGCACATAACCTTTACCCACTTTTACTGAAGGCTTGTTACTTGCACGAGAAGGACGACTTAATTGTCATATTGGTGGAAAACTGGCCACAGACAGATTTCAACTTTGGCAAACTCCTGGGCAAAACACTGGACTCTCCAGAAGACATCAGCCACTGGGCATGCCAACGTAGTTTGACAGCTTGTCTGAAGGGCTTGAAGAACTATGTACTaaactgctccacaacttactccaAAAGACTTAAAGTTGTTGATTTGACAGCTATACAAGACATTGAATTTCAGCCTTGCAAATGTAAGAAGACTTTGGGAAGATGGGCAAGAACGGAAATGATTTCACAACTTTGCTTTGATCTGCTGATCGAGATGCAAAGACTTGATTTTCAGCCCTCCATATTTGATGTTCATATTGATGTCCTCTGTAACTTGTTTGTTACAGAAAAGAACTATGAACTTGTGGTACAAGCTTTACTGATGCGATGTCACTGCCCACTAAAGATACGATGTGTAGATTTTAGAGCAGACAGCTTAGCCTTAAGGAAGCTCTTTTACGTATTACGACTTGCTGAACCTGCTTCTATACACAAACTAGAAATAGTTCACAATGTTCGTTTAGAACTTTATCATCTTGAAGTACTTCTAAACAATGTCACTTTCCCACTACTTCGGTCACTTACCTTGCCAGCGAGGACTTTCAATGTTACATATTACACGGCAGAAGATGAAAATGTTTTAAGTGTCATTGGAGAAAAATTAAGCAACATGGAGCATCTGACAGAATTAGGTCTTGCATTTTCTACCCTTACAGGAAGGCTGAGGAAACTGCTGAG ccaGTTGAAGACACCTTTGAAAGTTCTTGAGCTAGCTAATTGCTCCCTGGTCCATGCAGACATGGCTTACTTGGCAAATAGCCTCCATGCAGAACATTTGGAACAACTGGATCTCAGTGGTCACAAGGTGGCAGAACTCTTTCCATCAACATTTTTTAAACTCCTCAACAAGGCTTCACGAACTCTGAATACTCTGGTTTTGGAGGAATGTGACATTGGAGACACGGATACTCATGTAATGGAGATGGGTTTAATGCAGTGTGTCAAACTGGAAAATTTTAAATTCCTTGGAAATCCTTTGACATCTATAGCACTTAGACGTATATTCAGAGTACTAGTCAATCTGCCCAGGTTGAAGTACATTGAATTTCCCGTGCCAAAGGACTGCTATCCTCCAGATGTCAGCTACCCCCTTGATGAAGCTACCCTCACAAAGTTTGATCAGCAAAAATATGACACCGTCAAAGAATCCCTATGCCGAATTTTACGTCGAGCAGCTCGAGAAGATATATTGGCGGTCACGCCTCTGTTTGGCGGTTATGACTCTGCTATTGAAGAGACTAGCGGTGAACTTGGAGCATGTTTACTTACTTCATTTAAAGATGCCCTACAGAGTTTCACATCTGCACTGCAAAAAATATAG
- the LOC142108994 gene encoding metallothionein-like, with translation MDPQDCNCSTGASCSCGDSCKCQNCKCASCKKSCCSCCPDECSKCSQGCECTNGSGTCSCCK, from the exons ATGGACCCTCAGGACTGTAACTGCTCAACAG GTGCCTCCTGTTCTTGTGGAGATTCCTGCAAGTGTCAAAATTGCAAATGTGCATCATGTAAGAAAA gctgctgctcctgctgtccGGATGAGTGCAGTAAGTGCAGCCAGGGGTGTGAGTGCACAAATGGAAGTGGGACCTGCAGCTGCTGCAAGTGA
- the LOC142109393 gene encoding metallothionein-like: MDPQDCNCSTGASCSCGDSCKCQNCKCASCKKSCCSCCPDECSKCSQGCECTNGIGTCSCCK; encoded by the exons ATGGACCCTCAGGACTGTAACTGCTCAACAG GTGCCTCCTGTTCTTGTGGAGATTCCTGCAAGTGTCAAAATTGCAAATGTGCATCATGTAAGAAAA gctgctgctcctgctgtccGGATGAGTGCAGTAAGTGCAGCCAGGGGTGTGAGTGCACCAATGGAATTGGGACGTGCAGCTGCTGCAAGTGA